The Gouania willdenowi chromosome 22, fGouWil2.1, whole genome shotgun sequence nucleotide sequence CTTACCGGGGACAGTGAGCTTAATCTCGGGGACACTGAGGCCGCTGTGGGGAATGTGGGGGATGAGGCGGAGCTGGATgaggagcagcaggagaagGAGCCGATGACCGGAGCATCAGAGTGGGCCTCAGAGGCCTCTCCCCCCGCTGCAGGAGGAGAAACCAACGGCTCAGTGAAGCTGAAGATGGAGGACGAGGAGGTGAAGTTCACTGGCCTGAGTAAAGAGGAGCTGCTGAGGGTGGCGGGAACCCCGGGGTAAACATCTTTAATCTCACGTTTGACGTTTTAATTACttatttcacctttaaaataaacagttaatAATGATATAGGATGTCAGCAGCTTAGAGACATTACTCTATCTGACCTTTAGGGGGCGACACCAGCTCAATTAATACCTTTGTTATACCAACAAAATCGTGAATATATTAGAGATGGGGTTGGCgttgccatggttacacagATGCTGTATTTCCACCGACCGCACGATGGTGCCTCAGTTCTCTGATAGTTACtattgtttatatttagttTCAGTTTGTAATTGTTCTTGAAGGTTCCTGATGGTATGTAATGGTTTCCATTGATGGTCTGTAACGGTTCCTGATGGTCTTTACTGGTTCCTGACAGTTCCTCTTGATGGTTCCTGATGGTTTGTATAGTGATTTCTGATGGTCTCTGGTGGTCTTTAATGGTTCTTGATAGTTCCTTTCTGATGGTCTGTAATGGTTCCCAGTGGTTACTGATGGTCTTTACTGGGTCCCGATGGTTCCTTATGATGGTTCCTCTTGATAGTTCCTGATGGTCTGTATTGGTTCCTGGTGGTTTCTAATGGTCTGTAATAGTTCCTGATGGTTCCTCCTGATGGTTTGTAATGGTTCCTGATAGTCTTTACTGGTTCCTGATGGTTCCTCCTGGTGGTCTGTAATGGTTTCTGATGGTTCCTCTTGGTGGTCTGTAATGGTTCCTGATGGTTCATGATAGTCTTTACTGGTTCCTGATAGTTCCTCTTGATAATTCCTGATAGTCTGTAATGGTTCCTGATAGTCCATGGTGGTCTTTACGGGTTCCTGGTGGTTCCTTTCTGATGGTCTGTAATGATTCCTGATGGTTACTGAAGGTCTTTACTGGATCCTGTTAGTTCCTCTTGATGGTTCCTCTTGATAGTCCCTGATCGTCTGTAATTGTTCCTGATGGTTTTTACTGGTTCCTGATGGTCTATAACGGTTCCATCCTGCAGGTGGGTGAGGACTCGGTGGACGTTGCTGGTTCTCTTCTGGTTGTCCTGGTTGCTGATGCTAGTTGGTTCAGTCCTGATCATCCTGAAGGCTCCGCCCTGCAGAGACCTGCCTGACTCTCATTGGTGGAACCACGGGCCTCTGTACCGCCTCAGAGACGTCAGAGTGTTCAGCGACATGCAAGACCTTAGAGGTACAcaactccacacagaaacacacaaacacccaaAGGTCATTGCAAAGACTTTgaattgtgtgcgtgtgtgtgtcaggtgtgGAGAGGCGAATGGACTATCTGAAGCAGCTGAATGTCAAAGGTCTTCTGATTGGTCCGATCCACGAGGCTCCGCCCAACAATGCTCTGAGTCTGAGGTTTGAACAAATTTCATCTGACCTGGGAACCATGAACCAGTTCAAGAGTCTGATCTCCACCGCACACAAGAAGGGtgaggatacacacacacagacacacacgtacCACGTACACACACGCTGAGCAGGGAcaaagggtaaaggggcggggctatgtcTGCAGGGATCTCTGTGGTTCTGGATCTGACCCCAAACTATCAGGGATCCACTGGACCCTGGTTCTCCAACGACAGCATCACCATCGTAGCAGAGAAActcaaggtacacacacacacacacacacacacacacacgcacacacacacacacacacacacacacacacacacacacacacacactgcatctCTCTGTGTGTTCTCAGTCCGCTCTGGTGTTCTGGATGGACCAGGGTGTGGAAGGGTTCCTTTTCTCAGGAACAGACTTGGTTTCTAACTCGGTTCCGTCTCTGTGGACAGACATCAGGAACATCATCCAGAACGGGACGGAAAGTCGTCCAGGACGCAGGTCAGAGactgtgtgtgttgtttgtgtcattgttcttttgttttttggtttgtgtTGTCTCAGTGTGTACCTGCTCTCTGATGTTGTGTAATGTTGTGTTGTTCTCTCAGGGTTCTGATGGGTCTCTCTGAGTTCTCCTCGGTGGACCACGTGTCCTCCCTACTGTCGTCTTCTGGTGTGGACCTGCTGCTGTCCCCTCTCCTGTCCTCTGGTTCTGGTGGTTTTGCTGGTCCAGCAGAAGTTCTGGACTCGGTCCAGACTCTGTGTGCGTCCCACAGTCAGCTGAATCTGGCCTGGAGCCTGGGAGGGGCCGAGGTCCACCTGGCGTCAGCGGTGGGTCCGGCTCTGGTCCGACTGTACCAGCTACTGCTGCTCACTCTACCAGGAACACCAGTGTTCAACTATGGAGATGAAGTGGGTCTGATGGACCAGGTGAGGAACACGTTCCCATGTTGGTGTCTCACTTCAACTGGTCACCATTATAAGTGATGACTCAGTGATGaaatgctgtcaaaggtcaacactacaaggagttgattattttaaagtgagagttagatgtgaagttgtagttgtgcatattgtgtggTGTATTCAAGCCattttggtgaccagtgtgaagcttaggtataatggtggtggctgtggacagagggaaggagtgagtggtaatacctagaaCAGGGATTTAGGATCAACTTGtgtaaagttaagcccagtatgaaaTGTATCCCACATAGCCCAAGGCGTGCCAGCTCTTCCCCGGTCCCGAAGATGCAGCCGGGCCAGCAGAGaaagcgggggccagggagctccagcccccccccccccccgagcAAGcctccagacgcccccaagatcccacgccgagaggcagccactgctccccacatacacacccgaaaaagccccaaggagccgaggacccggcacaccccgccaccgaccccaaccccaagccCACCGCCAACATCCACCCTCCGACACCCCTGCATCCAGCATCCCAAGGGGAGGGCCAAGAGAGCCCCCCACTCGAGACCCCAGTAGGAGAGCCAAGGCCCATGTCCGGCAGACGGCCAAAGCCACGCCGAACGAGCAGCCGGTGAGCGCCCGAACCAGCAGGGCGCCCCGaaccagcagggaccggaccccaggcaaGAAAGACtcggaatagaagcagcaccgggagTAACCCGCCCAGGAATGATGAACACATCCCCAGCCGCCTAGGGCATTGAAGGGACGCTGCAAGTCACCCCGCCAGCCCCCAGGCGCGCC carries:
- the LOC114456432 gene encoding 4F2 cell-surface antigen heavy chain-like isoform X1 gives rise to the protein MLIKMEDTNVDAPTVREDAAAPPPGDAEPLTGDSELNLGDTEAAVGNVGDEAELDEEQQEKEPMTGASEWASEASPPAAGGETNGSVKLKMEDEEVKFTGLSKEELLRVAGTPGWVRTRWTLLVLFWLSWLLMLVGSVLIILKAPPCRDLPDSHWWNHGPLYRLRDVRVFSDMQDLRGVERRMDYLKQLNVKGLLIGPIHEAPPNNALSLRFEQISSDLGTMNQFKSLISTAHKKGISVVLDLTPNYQGSTGPWFSNDSITIVAEKLKSALVFWMDQGVEGFLFSGTDLVSNSVPSLWTDIRNIIQNGTESRPGRRVLMGLSEFSSVDHVSSLLSSSGVDLLLSPLLSSGSGGFAGPAEVLDSVQTLCASHSQLNLAWSLGGAEVHLASAVGPALVRLYQLLLLTLPGTPVFNYGDEVGLMDQGTEPPQMLWDPETETDLNGTLQVEWAERRSSLSFFRSVATLRVKERPLLFGDFLPLSNSSSLLSYVRVWDRGARYLVAFNWGSEEAELVQAGRAELPQQAEVVASTDTSLSDGEVELGALRIGPQQATLLRFNIK
- the LOC114456432 gene encoding 4F2 cell-surface antigen heavy chain-like isoform X2, with the protein product MLIKMEDTNVDAPTVREDAAAPPPGDAEPLTGDSELNLGDTEAAVGNVGDEAELDEEQQEKEPMTGASEWASEASPPAAGGETNGSVKLKMEDEEVKFTGLSKEELLRVAGTPGWVRTRWTLLVLFWLSWLLMLVGSVLIILKAPPCRDLPDSHWWNHGPLYRLRDVRVFSDMQDLRGVERRMDYLKQLNVKGLLIGPIHEAPPNNALSLRFEQISSDLGTMNQFKSLISTAHKKGISVVLDLTPNYQGSTGPWFSNDSITIVAEKLKGVEGFLFSGTDLVSNSVPSLWTDIRNIIQNGTESRPGRRVLMGLSEFSSVDHVSSLLSSSGVDLLLSPLLSSGSGGFAGPAEVLDSVQTLCASHSQLNLAWSLGGAEVHLASAVGPALVRLYQLLLLTLPGTPVFNYGDEVGLMDQGTEPPQMLWDPETETDLNGTLQVEWAERRSSLSFFRSVATLRVKERPLLFGDFLPLSNSSSLLSYVRVWDRGARYLVAFNWGSEEAELVQAGRAELPQQAEVVASTDTSLSDGEVELGALRIGPQQATLLRFNIK